A single region of the Sorghum bicolor cultivar BTx623 chromosome 7, Sorghum_bicolor_NCBIv3, whole genome shotgun sequence genome encodes:
- the LOC8066139 gene encoding UDP-glucose:2-hydroxyflavanone C-glucosyltransferase, with protein sequence MPASTPRSMAIPGELDGGGGAAAHVMFIPSAGMAHLVPFFRFITALSSHGVRCSVMTVLPTVSDAEADHFAALFAALPSIQRVDFNLLPLDASAFPGTDPFLLRWEALRRSAHLLDRLIAGAYPRVSAVVTDVTLASHVIPVAKQLQLPCHVLYISSATMLSLVAYFPIHLDKKQDDDDAGAGGGVGDVDIPGVRRIRQSSLPQPLHDLNHLFTRQFIDNGRALSQADGILVNTFDALEPMALAALRDGKVVPGFPPVYAIGLLKSSSSPSSSSSSIFTEAGEKQAAAAASPVIAWLGEQPARSVVYIAFGSRIAVSHEQIREMGAGLEASGCRFLWVLKTTVVDREDTAEPRDVLGDEFLERVKGRGMVTKGWVEQEAVLRHAAVGLFLSHSGWNSVTEAAACGVPLLAWPRGGDQRVNAMALESGGVGVWMERWSWDGEDGIVSGREIGEKVKAAMADAAVRARAARASQEAAMAVAEGGTSHRSMQEFIGKLKATT encoded by the coding sequence ATGCCCGCCTCTACACCACGGTCAATGGCGATCCCCGGAgagctcgacggcggcggcggcgctgctgcgCACGTCATGTTCATCCCAAGCGCCGGGATGGCACACCTCGTCCCCTTCTTCCGCTTCATCACGGCACTCTCGAGCCACGGCGTCCGCTGCTCCGTCATGACCGTCCTCCCGACAGTCTCCGACGCCGAGGCCGACCACTTCGCGGCGCTGTTCGCGGCGCTCCCAAGCATCCAGCGCGTCGACTTCAACCTCCTGCCGCTGGACGCCTCCGCCTTCCCGGGCACCGACCCGTTCCTGCTCCGGTGGGAGGCACTGCGCCGCTCGGCGCACCTCCTCGACCGGCTCATCGCCGGCGCTTACCCGCGCGTCTCGGCCGTCGTCACCGACGTGACCCTCGCCTCCCACGTGATCCCAGTCGCCAAGCAGCTGCAGCTGCCATGCCACGTCCTGTACATCTCGAGCGCCACCATGCTCTCCCTCGTCGCCTACTTCCCCATCCACCTCGACAAGAagcaggacgacgacgacgcaggtgccggcggcggcgtcggcgacgTTGACATCCCCGGCGTGCGTCGTATCCGGCAGTCCTCGCTCCCGCAGCCGCTGCACGATCTGAACCACCTCTTCACGAGGCAGTTCATCGACAACGGCCGTGCGCTGAGCCAAGCTGATGGCATTCTGGTGAACACGTTCGACGCACTGGAGCCCATGGCGCTCGCCGCCCTGAGAGATGGCAAGGTGGTCCCTGGTTTCCCGCCGGTGTACGCCATCGGCCTGCTCAAGTCGTCATCGtcacccagcagcagcagcagctccatcTTCACCGAGGCCGGTGAGAAGCAGGCGGCTGCGGCGGCCTCCCCTGTCATTGCTTGGCTGGGGGAGCAGCCGGCGAGGTCAGTTGTGTACATCGCGTTCGGGAGCCGGATCGCCGTGAGCCACGAGCAGATCCGGGAGATGGGCGCAGGGCTGGAGGCGAGCGGGTGCCGGTTCCTGTGGGTGCTCAAGACGACGGTGGTCGACCGCGAGGACACGGCGGAGCCGCGCGACGTCCTCGGCGACGAGTTCCTGGAGCGGGTGAAGGGCCGGGGCATGGTGACGAAAGGGTGGGTGGAGCAGGAGGCCGTGCTTCGCCACGCCGCCGTGGGGCTGTTCCTGAGCCACAGCGGGTGGAACTCGGTGACGGAGGCGGCGGCGTGCGGGGTGCCGCTGCTGGCGTGGCCGCGGGGCGGCGACCAGCGCGTGAACGCCATGGCGCTGGAGAGCGGCGGCGTCGGGGTGTGGATGGAGCGCTGGAGCTGGGACGGGGAGGACGGGATTGTGAGCGGCAGGGAGATCGGGGAGAAGGTGAAGGCGGCGATGGCTGACGCCGCGGTCAGGGCAAGGGCGGCTAGGGCTAGCCAGGAGGCCGCCATGGCCGTCGCCGAGGGAGGCACCAGCCACCGGAGCATGCaggagttcatcggcaagctcaagGCTACTACCTAA
- the LOC8074064 gene encoding anthocyanidin 3-O-glucosyltransferase 2 — translation MTTSADADADPTVVLVPIWGVGHFVPMIEAGKRLLARSTRRLTLTVLIMPAPSEKRASEIADHIREVEAESAALGLAIRFHHLPAAAEPPPAVATTYYSGPEEFISLNVHPYVPHVTAAVAGLTCPVAAVVVDIFCTPLLDAAHGLAVPAYVYLICSAAMCALLLHSPALDDEAAAAGDVEFEEMDGGVVHVPGLPPVPASCLPSGLVDRNVPTYRWFLYNGRRYTEAAGIIVNTVAELEPHVLAAIADGRCCTRGNRAPTVYTIGPVLAATITTTPPPADAEKQQEEEHECVRWLDTQPPASVLFLCFGSARFFSARQAHEAAHALDRSGHRFLWVLRGPPEHGTKLSSDGDLAELLPPGFLERTKGRGLVWPKWAPQKEILAHAAVGGFVTHCGWNSVLESLWFGVPMLPWPWAAEQHYNAFTLVAGMGVAVAMEVCRKEDNFVEAAELERAVRALMGGAEGTAAREKAREMKAACRRAVEEGGSSDASLKRLCDALHQGAVLPARKFPQDT, via the coding sequence ATGACGACgagcgccgacgccgacgccgacccgACCGTCGTCTTGGTTCCAATCTGGGGCGTCGGCCACTTCGTCCCGATGATCGAGGCCGGCAAGCGTCTGCTGGCACGCAGCACCCGCCGGCTCACGCTCACCGTGCTCATCATGCCGGCGCCGTCGGAGAAGCGCGCGTCCGAGATCGCCGACCACATCCGCGAGGTGGAGGCGGAGTCCGCTGCCCTCGGTCTCGCCATCCGCTTCCACCACCTCCCGGCGGCAGCCGAGCCTCCGCCGGCCGTGGCCACCACCTACTACTCGGGCCCCGAGGAGTTCATCTCCCTCAACGTGCACCCGTACGTGCCCCACGTGACGGCGGCCGTCGCCGGCCTGACGTGCCCCGTGGCCGCCGTCGTGGTCGACATCTTCTGCACGCCGCTGCTCGACGCGGCGCACGGACTCGCCGTGCCCGCCTACGTGTACCTCATCTGCAGCGCGGCCATGTGCGCGCTCCTGCTCCACTCCCCTGCGCTCGATGACGAGGCCGCCGCAGCCGGCGACGTCGAGTTCGAGGAGATGGACGGCGGCGTAGTCCACGTCCCTGGCCTCCCGCCGGTGCCGGCGTCATGCCTCCCGTCGGGACTGGTCGACAGGAACGTCCCGACCTACCGCTGGTTCCTGTACAACGGCCGGCGCTACACGGAAGCCGCcggcatcatcgtcaacaccgtCGCCGAGCTCGAGCCACACGTTCTGGCCGCCATCGCCGACGGGCGGTGCTGCACGCGCGGGAACCGCGCCCCGACGGTGTACACCATCGGGCCAGTCCTCGCCGCGACCATTACTACTACTCCGCCGCCGGCCGACGCGGAgaagcagcaggaggaggaacACGAGTGCGTGCGGTGGCTCGACACGCAGCCGCCGGCGTCCGTGCTGTTCCTCTGCTTCGGAAGCGCGCGGTTCTTCAGCGCGCGGCAGGCGCACGAGGCCGCGCACGCCCTGGACCGCAGCGGCCACCGCTTCCTGTGGGTGCTGCGCGGGCCGCCGGAGCACGGGACGAAGCTGTCCTCGGACGGGGACCTGGCCGAGCTGCTCCCGCCGGGGTTCTTGGAGAGGACGAAAGGCAGGGGGCTCGTGTGGCCGAAGTGGGCGCCGCAGAAGGAGATCCTGGCGCACGCCGCCGTCGGAGGCTTCGTCACGCACTGCGGCTGGAACTCGGTGCTCGAGAGCCTGTGGTTCGGCGTGCCCATGCTGCCGTGGCCGTGGGCCGCCGAGCAGCACTACAACGCCTTCACGCTGGTGGCCGGCATGGGGGTCGCCGTCGCCATGGAGGTGTGTCGGAAGGAGGACAACTTCGTGGAGGCTGCCGAGCTGGAGCGGGCAGTCCGAGCTCTCATGGGAGGCGCCGAGGGGACGGCGGCGAGGGAGAAGGCGAGGGAGATGAAGGCGGCTTGCCGGAGGGCCGTCGAGGAGGGCGGGTCGTCGGATGCGTCCTTGAAGAGACTCTGTGATGCACTCCATCAAGGTGCAGTGCTCCCTGCAAGAAAGTTTCCTCAGGATACATGA